Proteins found in one Chaetodon auriga isolate fChaAug3 chromosome 12, fChaAug3.hap1, whole genome shotgun sequence genomic segment:
- the LOC143329030 gene encoding tripartite motif-containing protein 16-like, translating to MAQKGVQLDRETFSCSICLDLLKDPVTIPCGHSYCMKCIKSFWDEEDERKIPSCPQCRQTFTPRPVLVKNTMLAALVEELKKTGLQAAPADHCYAGPEDVACDVCTGRKLKALKSCLVCAASYCEKHLQPHYESPAFEKHKLVEPSKKLQENICSRHDEVMKMFCRTDQQCICYLCSVDEHKGHDTVSAAAERTERQRELEVSRQDIQQRIQDRQKDVKVLQQEVEAINRSADKAVEDSQKIFSQLIRLMENRSSDVKRQVRSQQEAEVSRVKELQKKLEQEITELKRKDAELKQLSHTEDHNQFLHNYPSLSPLSGPTDSSSINIRPLRSFEDVTAAVSAVRDKLQDVLRDKWTNVSLTVTEVDVLLSAPEPKTRAGFLKYSREITLDPNTANTELLLSEGNRKATLMREQQSYSDHPDRFTDLYQVLSRESLTERCYWEVEWRGRGVCVAVAYKNIRRSGSSNESRFGQNDKSWALDCNNNSYNFWYNKVQTPVSGPRSSRVGVYLDHSAGILSFYSVSETMTLLHRVQTTFTQPLYAGLRFQCYGDSAEFCNLQQSEVV from the coding sequence ATGGCGCAGAAAGGAGTTCAGCTGGACCGGGAAACCTTCTCTTGTTCCATCTGTCTGGATCTACTGAAGGATCCAGTGACTATTCCCTGTGGACACAGCTACTGCATGAAGTGTATTAAAAGCTTctgggatgaagaggatgagaggaaaatcCCCAGCTGCCCTCAGTGTAGGCAGACCTTCACACCGAGGCCTGTCCTGGTGAAGAACACCATGTTAGCAGCTTtagtggaggagctgaagaagactggACTccaagctgctcctgctgatcaCTGCTATGCTGGACCTGAAGATGTGGCCTGTGATGTCTGCACTGGGAGGAAACTGAAAGCCCTCAAGTCCTGTCTGGTCTGTGCGGCCTCTTACTGTGAGAAACACCTCCAGCCTCATTATGAATCGCCTGCCtttgaaaaacacaagctgGTGGAGCCCTCCAAGAAGCTCCAGGAGAACATCTGCTCTCGCCACgatgaggtgatgaagatgttctGCCGCACTGATCAGCAGTGTATCTgttatctctgctctgtggatgaACATAAAGGCCACGACacagtctcagctgcagcagaaaggactgagaggcagagagagctggaggtgagtcgacaagacatccagcagagaatccaggacagacagaaagacgtgAAGGTgcttcagcaggaggtggaggctaTCAATCGCTCTGCTGATAAAGCAGTGGAGGACAGCCAGAAGATCTTCAGCCAGCTGATCCGTCTCATGGAGAACAGAAGCTCTGATGTGAAGCGGCAGGTCAGATcccagcaggaagctgaagtgaGTCGAGTCAAAGAGCTTCAGaagaagctggagcaggagatcactgagctgaagaggaaagatgctgagctgaagcagctctcacacacagaggatcacAACCAGTTTCTACACAACTACCCCTCACTGTCACCACTCAGTGGACCTACAGACTCGTCCAGCATCAATATCCGTCCTCTGAGGTCCTTTGAGGacgtgacagctgctgtgtcagcagtCAGAGACAAACTACAGGACGTTCTGAGGGACAAATGGACAAACGTctcactgacagtgactgaagtgGATGTTTTACTGTCAGCACCAGAGCCCAAGACCAGAGCTGGATTCTTAAAATATTCACGTGAAATCACACTGgatccaaacacagcaaacacagagctgttatTATCTGAGGGGAacagaaaagcaacattaaTGAGGGAACAACAGTCTTAttctgatcatccagacagatTCACTGATCTGTATCAGGTCCTGAGTAGAGAGAGTCTGACTGAACGTTGTTACTGGGAGGTggagtggagagggagaggagtttGTGTAGCAGTCGCATACAAGAATATCAGGAGATCAGGGAGCTCGAATGAATCTAGATttggacaaaatgacaaatcttGGGCGTTAGATTGTAACAACAACAGTTATAACTTTTGGTACAACAAAGTGCAAACTCCCGTCTCAGGTCCTCGGTCCTCCAGAGTCGGAGTGTACCTGGATCACAGTGCAGGTATTCTGTCCTTCTACAGCGTCTCTGAAACCATGactctcctccacagagtccagaccacGTTCACTCAGCCTCTCTATGCTGGACTTCGGTTTCAGTGTTATGGAGACTCTGCTGAGTTCTGTAATCTCCAACAGTCAGAAGTCGTTTAA